In the genome of Vidua macroura isolate BioBank_ID:100142 chromosome 19, ASM2450914v1, whole genome shotgun sequence, one region contains:
- the SOX9 gene encoding LOW QUALITY PROTEIN: transcription factor SOX-9 (The sequence of the model RefSeq protein was modified relative to this genomic sequence to represent the inferred CDS: deleted 1 base in 1 codon): MNLLDPFMKMTEEQDKCISDAPSPTMSDDSAGSPCPSGSGSDTENTRPQENTFPKGDPDLKKENDEDKFPVCIREAVSQVLKGYDWTLVPMPVRVNGSSKNKPHVKRPMNAFMVWAQAARRKLADQYPHLHNAELSKTLGKLWRLLNESEKRPFVEEAERLRVQHKKDHPDYKYQPRRRKSVKNGQAEQEEGAEQTHISPNAIFKALQADSPQSSSSISEVHSPGEHSGQSQGPPTPPTTPKTDPQPGKQDLKREGRALGEGGRQPPHIDFRDVDIGELSSDVISNIETFDVNEFDQYLPPNGHPGQPGQVAYTGSYGISGAAGTPAGVWMSKQQPPAQLPALSAEQGPQQQQQQQQRTHIKTEQLSPSHYSEQQQHSPQQQQQQQQQLSYGSFNLQHYSSSYPSISRAQYEYGEHQGSSGSYYSHAGQGGGLYSTFSYMSPTQRPMYTPIADTAGVPSIPQTHSPQHWEQPVYTQLTRP; the protein is encoded by the exons ATGAATCTCCTCGACCCTTTCATGAAAATGACAGAAGAACAGGACAAATGTATCTCCGacgcccccagccccaccatgTCGGATGACTCCGCCGGGTCCCCCTGCCCCTCTGGATCCGGCTCGGACACGGAGAACACCAGACCCCAAGAGAACACCTTCCCCAAGGGGGACCCGGACCTGAAGAAGGAGAACGACGAGGACAAGTTCCCGGTGTGCATCCGGGAGGCGGTGAGCCAGGTGCTGAAGGGCTACGACTGGACCCTGGTGCCGATGCCGGTGCGG GTGAACGGCTCCAGCAAGAACAAGCCGCACGTCAAGAGACCCATGAACGCCTTCATGGTGTGGGCGCAGGCGGCCCGCAGGAAGCTGGCGGACCAGTACCCGCATCTGCACAACGCCGAGCTCAGCAAGACCCTGGGCAAGCTCTGGAG gcTGCTGAACGAGAGCGAGAAGCGCCCGTTCGTGGAGGAGGCCGAGCGGCTGCGGGTGCAGCACAAGAAGGACCACCCCGACTACAAGTACCAGCCCCGGCGGAGGAAGTCGGTGAAGAACGGGCAGGCGGAGCAGGAGGAGGGCGCGGAGCAGACCCACATCTCCCCCAACGCCATCTTCAAGGCGCTGCAGGCGGACTCGCCGCAGTCCTCCTCCAGCATCAGCGAGGTGCACTCGCCCGGGGAGCACTCGG gcCAGTCCCAGGGGCCCCCCACGCCGCCCACCACGCCCAAGACGGACCCGCAGCCGGGCAAGCAGGACCTGAAGCGGGAGGGCCGCGCGCTGGGCGAGGGCGGCCGGCAGCCGCCGCACATCGACTTCCGCGACGTGGACATCGGCGAGCTGAGCAGCGACGTCATCTCCAACATCGAGACCTTCGACGTCAACGAGTTCGACCAGTACCTGCCGCCCAACGGGCACCCCGGGCAGCCCGGCCAGGTCGCCTACACGGGCAGCTACGGCATCAGCGGCGCCGCGGGCACGCCGGCGGGCGTGTGGATGTCCAAGCAGCAGCCGCCGGCGCAGCTGCCGGCGCTGAGCGCCGAGCAGGgcccgcagcagcagcagcagcagcagcaaaggacGCACATCAAGACggagcagctgagccccagccactacagcgagcagcagcagcactccccgcagcagcagcagcagcagcagcagcagctgagctacGGCTCCTTCAACCTGCAGCACTACAGCTCGTCCTACCCCAGCATCAGCCGCGCGCAGTACGAGTACGGCGAGCACCAGGGCTCCTCGGGCTCCTACTACAGCCACGCCGGCCAGGGCGGCGGGCTCTACTCCACCTTCAGCTACATGAGCCCCACGCAGCGCCCCATGTACACCCCCATCGCCGACACGGCCGGGGTGCCCTCCATCCCCCAGACCCACAGCCcgcagcactgggagcagcccgTCTACACGCAGCTCACCCGGCCCTAA